GCGAATAATGGGGGCGTTTCTGAGGTTCAATAATCAGGCAGCCATTATCAATGGTCATACCCACTTCGCTGTCCGTCGACAGCGCCAGCGTTTTCAGCACGGCGGGAGGAACCGCCAGCATGATGGATCCACCAACCTTTTTCAGGCGAGTTATATACATAGAGCACCTCCAGATATTATATTTTAATATAACATCTACAGCAGGCGATGCACAATTATTCATCAGATTCATTGTGATTTCCTTAGCGTGATAATGCGTGAAGAAAGCCGACAATAGAAAACCGATTTTGCGGTTCAAAGGATTATGACGGATCGGATAAAGGAAATGCGGCGCAGCTTCCGTATCCGGGCTGCGCCGGAAGGAGATCAGCGATAGCACGGAGGCCAGATGTTCTCAGGTGCAACATCTAACGCCTCGCTGGCGGACTGAATTTTCAGACATCAGATTGTAATCAAAAAGTAAATATCGTATAACAGGCTGCTCCGAGGGGTGTCCTGTATGGGCTGAGATGGCGCAGTAAGCCGAACCCTTTGAACCTGATCTGGGTCATGCCAGCGAAGGGACGGGTTGGCAATAAGCCTCAGTCATTGCCTGTTCATACCTCTGCACGCCCGGATCTCCACTCACTTCTGGAGGTCCCATGTCCGATAACATGTTTACCCGTGGTCTTTACGGCCAGCTTCGCCACCAGGCCGGTTCTGACTGGCAGGATTACGTAGCCCATCCCTTTCTCCGGCAGCTTTCGCAGGGAACGCTTCCTGAAACCGCTTTCCGGCGTTATCTGACCCAGGATTACCTGTTTCTGATCCATTTCGCCCGCGCTTATGCCCTGCTGGTCAGTAAATTTCGTACCCTGCCGGAAATGCGGGCCGCCACGGCTTCCCTGAATGCCAT
This genomic window from Erwinia sp. E_sp_B01_1 contains:
- a CDS encoding antitoxin, with translation MYITRLKKVGGSIMLAVPPAVLKTLALSTDSEVGMTIDNGCLIIEPQKRPHYSLEELLAQCDPHAEMSEEDREWIDAPVVGKEIL